The Camelina sativa cultivar DH55 chromosome 14, Cs, whole genome shotgun sequence genome includes a window with the following:
- the LOC104743792 gene encoding E3 ubiquitin protein ligase DRIP1-like: MDDKMRKLYSCVICTKLFDEATALKSCRHIFCWKCIHGKITEHAWHCCPICYADFGPDPLRRLKHDDPLLLTMERENLLSDTEDEEEADSDDDYMEESDSSDEDEDEETDSDDGLKAMVIDPKGKAKI, from the exons ATGGATGACAAGATGAGGAAGCTGTACAGTTGTGTCATCTGTACCAAGTTGTTCGACGAAGCAACAGCCCTGAAGAGCTGTCGCCACATAT TTTGCTGGAAATGCATTCATGGCAAGATAACAGAACATGCCTGGCACTGTTGTCCAATCTGCTATGCTGACTTTGGTCCAGACCCTCTCAGAAGACTAAA ACATGACGACCCCCTTTTGCTAACAATGGAAAGGGAGAACTTGCTTTCAGATACTGAAGATGAGGAGGAGGCCGATTCTGATGATGACTATATGGAGGAATCTGATAGttctgatgaagatgaagatgaggagaCCGATTCTGATGATGGTCTCAAAGCCATGGTGATCGACCCGAAAGGGAAGGCTAAGATCTGA
- the LOC104742026 gene encoding transmembrane protein 136-like encodes MEEEYIRVINITVIGVISWGIMFILIRRIFTNFSFDFSTRLVSTVHATVAVVLATLSIQDWSCPVCLIASTSSLRQMETLAFSLSYMIYDLICSHFDQVISIDNAVHHSVCILGFVAGLFYRQCGSEMVAAIWITEISSPFLHLREILKEIGYRDTDLNLAADVCFATIFSLARMVGGPYLVYVTISADNPILIKAMALGLQLVSAFWFYKILKMMRYKLTKRSMSKKNFT; translated from the exons ATGGAGGAAGAATACATAAGAGTAATAAATATAACAGTGATTGGAGTAATCTCATGGGGTATCATGTTCATTCTCATCCGACGAATCTTCACAAACTTCTCCTTCGACTTCAGCACTCGTCTCGTCTCGACAGTTCACGCAACAGTCGCTGTCGTTTTAGCAACACTCTCGATTCAAGATTGGTCTTGCCCTGTTTGTCTAATTGCTTCAACCTCATCTCTCCGGCAGATGGAAACGTTGGCGTTTTCATTGTCCTACATGATCTACGACCTCATTTGTAGCCACTTTGATCAAGTCATAAGCATTGATAATGCGGTTCATCATTCTGTTTGCATTCTTGGTTTCGTAGCTGGACTTTTCTACCGACAG TGTGGATCCGAGATGGTGGCAGCAATTTGGATCACAGAGATATCGAGTCCGTTTCTTCACCTCAGGGAGATTCTTAAAGAGATTGGTTATAGAGACACCGATCTAAATCTTGCAGCCGAT GTGTGTTTTGCAACAATCTTCTCGTTGGCCAGAATGGTGGGTGGACCATACCTCGTTTACGTAACAATATCAGCTGATAATCCCATTCTcatcaag GCAATGGCATTGGGGTTACAACTTGTGAGCGCATTCTGGTTCTATAAAATCCTCAAAATGATGAGAtacaaattaactaaaagatcaatgtctaaaaaaaattttacttaa